From the genome of Phlebotomus papatasi isolate M1 chromosome 2, Ppap_2.1, whole genome shotgun sequence:
gagatgacgtgaaaaagacattggaagaaatcccgaagggcaaggaactatgagaatgaaggtggccgaaataggccaccaatgctctgtctgcatttttattcattttaaaatgtactgagaatgattttagagaaaataaacacGATAAAATgtttacaagtttccaagcaacactccttaagaaaaaggaataaaaaaataaatttctattaaaaatattacatttcaaatttgagattttggcgcttgcatgcaactatgccgaaatttggcacacttactctatgtCCGAAAgacttaattgaatttaatttttaaaactctaATTAGGTTTTAAAGTAAAAGGCCGAAATAGAGCCtctcggttcgatccttgattGAGCTGCACCTAATGAAACTGGGGCATTTTGTATGAGCCCCacccttatacgggtttcagacttaCGGCTTAGTTATTTGGCTTAACTCGACTAATTCTTTTTCTggcatgtgtttttttttaggaaattattgttTATGATTGGATGttaaaggcaaatgatccataaaattttgaaaaatgagtaaaaatttttgttcttaagatttttgagaccttcaggaactaggctaaacctccagtctgaagtcgGCATTCCcggttattaagaatgattcaaaggTATTTTCGTATTACAAGGACGAAATCGTCTAGGGtgaatgtcctaattcaaatttaactttgacagaagattcaacacattaagttcaattttcttctgaagagaattagataaatttgctccttgactcttctagaatgttacagttcagtgaaaattctttaaatataatttgaaaactccttaaatataagaaaaatacgcgagtgtaaaattcttctattggaaacaaattaatccaaatggagacaagggcaattttctaattggagacaaacagtctCCAATTAACAGTCTCCGcgacaaaaggcttccaaaaccttgttgagttgcttttagctcttgagtgcaggatttgttcttattcctggtcttttctccttttccatctaaaataataagaaaaactctccaaaaaaaatcatttttccgggGTTtcatattgaagcatttgcaaaaacacttcagaaaaaccctcacgaaataagtaattatgtcatttgaaaacttcacgtattcttaacaataaaaattaacacttaatttaaccagaaaggggtggcaaagcctcccatgctttgcgaaatgctcgaattcgtgacttagatggtataccgcaaaagtactttcgcataatttatcgtttaccggttctcaaccgatttgaaccgattcaaaaatttctcaaaagatcccccaaactagttttaaaagtaataggattgattttccaGATACAAATTTTTTAtggattatgaaccggtttattaccgattcaaaaccggttggaaccggttcagttttataggaaattccaagacctttccaacgaccccaaacatgaccccatttgcttgataaatgcgcagtCTAGTGCCTTTTtaagctttgaccttgaaaaacccttattacactgagagaaatccgtgaaagttaaaataacattccggaaatgttaattttatcctgcagtattgatccgaaatcggtgtaaatgttatgctttttaggtgtattaggggttaaaattatcctttttcatgttatttctacccttaaaaaggtgtaaaattaacattaaaaaatgttgatatatttttacacctaaaaagtgttaaagttatgaagaaaaaaagttaatcgcacccccgtttttttctcagtgtaggaatgattcaacggtattttcgtatatggacgaaatgttcgcctgggtaatctctaaaacatatccaaaaatgagaatatcgcacgacgcgttttcgagcaatcccaaaataaaaatttgtgaatatgaatggattttcgctttatttggagcaaaattaactaaataatgaaactgtgatatagaaaatatataaatataataatttagtaatgtatttatcatgaaaacaatgacgtctCCATTTAGAATAgagaaaagtttccatttggatcaggctttgaattagcttaatttaccttaGGCCTGAGCCTAGGAATAACTAATTATACGCTCCATATAGACTTAGAATATGGAGTTCGATGCTTCTCTTTCCGTGGTTTCTCCAAGACTGATTTCTTCCACTCATACTCTCTGATCTTTCGTCCCCTCGCGGAAGGGAAATGGCACAGAAATTTAACATAGTAATCATTAAAATTACTGTGGCAGAACTGCCGCCAACAATCGTATATcccaaaaatatggttttggagttGAAGGAGAGGCGAAAATTAGGGGCATATGCATGGTTCTAGGGTAGATACCAACAGAAAATTTGTTGATATTACTACTTTTTTTTGATACGTTCTAGAAATCGCTTCAATGATAAATTGCTTTTGATAAAGtcgtttaattattttattttatttcatttatcccTTTGTAACCGTTTGTCTATAATAGTGTTACGAATTTAGGGTATTTCGtttatcgtcagttaaatcagtatttgtcgtaacttcgttttgacaacttttcaggtgACGAAAAattcagttcagcattatttttcttaaaaatgaggcCCGAATgcgcaaattacaagccacgcaaacgagcaaaagaagttacgtcAAATAGTGATTAGAAAAagttttctatgaaaatttgtcgttacttgcccaaaaatggaagttacgacaaattctgataaatttttattaattaaggacgcttacgataatttttggttaaaaataatttttaatgggcttataaaagtttctttttctgaaGTATACGTTTAATAAAcgaaattacgccgattcttagtatgtatatatcccaaaatcgcaaaaatcaaGTTACGACagatgctgatttaactgacgttaTTTAAACCTGCACGTTTCTTTacgaatatgagaaaaatatgaagtgtttgaagccaggaGTGTTTACAATACAAAACCTGAAAGCTTTGCCCTACATCAATTTATCAAATGTTTAAAGACGAGTCTGCAATCCTCCTGCAATTGGAATTGTTTCTCCAGTAATATAGCTGGCATCATCAGATAGGAGGAATGCTGCTGTTCCTGCTACTTCCTCAGTATGACCCATTCTCTGCATAGGTACATCATTTGCTATGCTTCGTTTGAAGAACTCTGTTTTAGAGTActggaattatttaaaaaagaaaatgatattttcctTGCACTGCCCCTACAAATACTTTAATTTTGATTACTTCACTTATAAATGTTGTATCTATTGCTCCTGGAGCTATACAATTAACTCTGATGTTATCCTGTGCCAATTCCATTGCAAGATGTTTAGTTAAGCGTAATAAACAGGTTTTAGATGTAGCATATAGACCAAGTCCCTGAAAAATTATAATaccataacattttttttttaattgtggagaatgtatttaattataaaaaaaatcacgactTACGACTGCATCCTTGTATACTGTTACCGTGGACATGAAGAGCATACTTCCTCCACCTCTTTTCTTCATCGAAGGAATGACTTCCTTGGCCAAGAGGAAGGGTCCCTTAACATTAACGTCAAAAGCTTTATCCCAGGCACTTTCAGGGCAGTCAATCAGATTGCCAACATGAGGATTGACTCCAGCATTGATCATAAGAATATCAATTCCTCCAAAGTGTTTTACAGCTTCTTGAATAAGATTGGTCCTCTCTTCAGCATTAGAAATATGACACTGCACTCCGATCACTTCAATATTATCTTTCTTAAGATTTTCAACGGCTCTATTAACATTATCAATGTTCCTAGAACTCACAACTACTTTAGCTTTTTCTTGTCCCAATCTTCTTGCTATTGCTAATCCTATCCTAAgagaaaattcaaaagtttaTCCGATGGAAAAGAAACAAAAAGTGCATTTAAGATTTGAAATTAAACTAACCCTTCAGAAGATGCTGATAAAACAGCCACTTTCCCAGCAAACCTTGAACAATGATACATGGTAACACTTAGAATACGTTTTCTTTACTGGATCGTTGAAGTGATTGAAACGAACTGAAGAGTAAGAAACACCAAACATCATTGATATATACTCTTCCATAGAATTATAAACTTCATCATTAGCATACCTTGTAGCGCAAAATTTAATGTATCTCACTATAAGTTaatcaataaatattgttaGACTTGCGATgacaaaatgataatttatttaattggtGTCATAATTAGGGGAAGGCTTGAAGGCTTTGCACACaaaaaatgatgtccaagttaTGTTACTTTATCTGATTCGTAATACAAACCGTAGCGTAAATGCGGATGAGTTTCTTCATTTCTAGAACtgaaggatggtctttaccgatcatACATGGTAGATCGATCACCTGCACATATGGTATCGAttcttcaactatatcaaaaaatctCTGACATTTTAGGTTCATAATCTCACCTCCGAAAGTCCCAGGAAATCATCAGATCTTCCtctagagaaaaattaaattttagtggTAATTTGTGCGAAGGTTCAATTAAGTTTGTACCTTCGTACAAGATTTACGTCACCTTTCAACAgctcattttcaccgtaaattttgcagcAGACACTAAATATAACGGATCTCGAATGTCTAAAAGATGTTTTCATGAAACCACTTTTTTGACACCAATTTTTTACTTGATTCCCGTGAGAATTTCACTCTAGAAACGCTAAATTTCGTGAATGTTTTCTTGTAAAGCCTTGATTTTACTAAATTGTCACTGGACAATAAGTTTTTTAAGCCAAAAtcggtggcaaagcgtcccaggttttccaaagtgctcgaactcgtgcgACTTAAGGTGCTTTCATAATGTTTAcaggttcttaaccgatttgaattgattcataaatcactcaaaaaatcccctgatatagttttaagagtaataaaattgattatcgGACAAAAATGactataaccggttcattaccggttcataatcgatttgaacggatttgtAAATCCGAATTAGTTATAGGTTATgcaccagttcattaccggtttataaccgattgaaaccggtttagttttatcggaaattccaagacctgtaCAACGCAAGTTCCACCATTCCTctacggagccggatatgctcaAAAACGTCTTTGAATGTACACCACTGAAGATTCCCTGATCCACACAGTTGCAATGATTGTGATTTAAATTGGGATTGAGATTTGAAAGCGcagtgtgtacgaagcctgaaagctttccccaaTGTCTAgacattttatgtaaatttctaGGCTGAACCTCCTCCCATCAAATGATTACCAGACTTTTCCTCTGAATACAATGGAACAATAATATTATTACCACCATTGATTTGTTTTTTTACCTCACAACAAAGTAGAAACTGACATACTCGAGACACTTTGAGCTTATATCAGGAAGTATTTCGACTTCAACGTAGGTTCAACCAATTTCCGATTTTTTTAACTCAGTTGTGAATGAAGCATCATCCATGTACAGATGAAGTTTGATTCTCTAAAAGTGTCTTATGGTTAAAAGGTAAATTGAACTCTATTTGCATAAGTTATGGTTATGGTCGAAGAATACCATTTCAGTTTCgaaatttgcaaacaaaattctGACGTAAACCAGAGTTTCTCGAAGAGAAAGAATATTCGAAGATTGGTTTCGAAAGTCAGAGAAAAGACATTAGCCGtgcaaacagacggaattcccacggaaATTTACcacgaaatattttattccgAATGCGAATTCCGGagggaaattcccatattgaactgtcaaatttttaccatctgctttatgcgcctctggtggactttaaccctttaggacgattgggtcaccggtgacccaaaaatgaaatttttcctacggctttctaaagttgtattttgctctaaaaagttagaaaaaattattttttctgaccctcaatttttgaccttcttaAAGTGTTAAGCACAACACAAAactgctccgaagatttgaaattcatattgtgttttttttccgattaggggaaggtggggctactttgagctgtggggctacattgttatacgatattttcgcatatttctaatgtaaACTGGGTTTTGACATgaagtaatttggatagacaaaataattgtagatctaaataaaataattgtaagtaccagcttcatttagaaataggcgaaaaagccttataacaatctagccccacagctcaaaatagccccacctccccctatataaaaacggaatgtgtatttagaagacATTTctcgtactttattttattaaagtggctttatttTACCACAAGGACATTATTATTgttatctattaatacatttctgGAAAATGCTTTAAAATATTCAGGGAACGTTTTCAATTGTTATAGCGAAAATATCTCGTCAAAAATCTgcaattaaagtggataaaatCAACGACTGGTCTTGGATATCTTTACTGATAGGACGTATTGATTAATTGtagtttatatttttgtttcgAATATAAGAGTCTTTTAGAATATGACTATACAAACTGactacaaaaaattttattgtgacaaagtctttaaaataatatagtTAATAAATAGTTTATATGGTTCTGGCTATTAATAACTGAACTTCGACagctcttactattctttgtatttcttaattaaaattattatattctttacatttttttatataatgggACTTATTGTAAAACAAAGTGTTTTGAATCTAgttttccaatcatttaaacctccACTGAAACGttatgatgaatatttaattcaatccagaaacgttaaaaaatttgccagttttcaaaatttattgtaatatttattcgttttcaaatttgctttcaaaatcaatttttcaatcaCTATAGTAGATCTTAcaagttttttcatatattatttgctcaAAAACACTCCAAacaaaattttcggaattttccggaagcaaaaagctatctcgagggaGATACCTTTTTGCCCCGAAGAGCATTATTGCAGTTGAAAATCAATGAAGTTAGGGTAagttccaaatttcggcatagttgcatgcaaaagcgtcaaagtctcaagtttgaaatgtaatattttaaatacaaattgattttttttattctttcttttgtaagagtgttgcttggaaccttgtaaagagtttaccgtctttatttactctaaaattattcttaatacattttaaaatgaataaaaatgtagacatagctttggtgccctatttcggccaccttcattctcatagttttttgCCCTTCGGgtattcttccaatatctttttcacactTTTGTCTTTtttcgaagctacattttttgttattcttttgcattgtataatctctggagtatgtaaaaactaaaaattcatgaaaattcgaggaacaaaagaggtggccggaattgcaagctggccggaatttggcacacttactctatatccgttttatgactttttgccccagtctcggcacggaaagagatatcgcaAAGTGGTTTTAGATTTGAGGTTTGAAAGATAGATAACATTTTTGAGGAATATAAAGAGTATCCTAAAAGATTTCCTTAGAAAGTACGCCTATTGAAAggaacttgaaaaatatttttgttttttctttctatttaatTGCAGATTAAAAAAGAATTCCAAGTAAAGGTGAAAGGACAAAATGCCGAGAAATTCCTCAAGCTgtgttttataattaaaataatgaaaataaaggAAGGATTGTAAGGTGAGTGTgagtgtgagagag
Proteins encoded in this window:
- the LOC129804812 gene encoding dehydrogenase/reductase SDR family member 4-like, which produces MYHCSRFAGKVAVLSASSEGIGLAIARRLGQEKAKVVVSSRNIDNVNRAVENLKKDNIEVIGVQCHISNAEERTNLIQEAVKHFGGIDILMINAGVNPHVGNLIDCPESAWDKAFDVNVKGPFLLAKEVIPSMKKRGGGSMLFMSTVTVYKDAVGLGLYATSKTCLLRLTKHLAMELAQDNIRVNCIAPGAIDTTFISEYSKTEFFKRSIANDVPMQRMGHTEEVAGTAAFLLSDDASYITGETIPIAGGLQTRL